In Phycisphaerae bacterium, the following proteins share a genomic window:
- a CDS encoding pentapeptide repeat-containing protein, producing MSEEGKKGEEKKWIEEELRFSKEQYDFLKKCSEEGAEGIKKWNEWRKEHPKEEIWLQNADFTRAYLENTKLRGVNLQDADLWRVDLQGARLWDTKLQDASLRGASLQGAVFGGAELQGADFSHAIVDGETLIWECKVDRLTDFRGVGLDSVRIDAATKQLLEYNIRRMNWEEWYGEHWLLRWPVQAFWAMSDYGMSTLRVMGVFLILALLFAAVYRLWPNFVMVNGVVGDIRGFWHVLYFSVVTMTTLGFGDIAANPDSWWGQTLLMAQVILGYVLLGTLITRFAVLFTAGGPAGKFAKGEKK from the coding sequence ATGAGTGAGGAAGGAAAAAAGGGAGAAGAAAAAAAGTGGATTGAAGAAGAGCTTCGGTTTAGTAAGGAGCAGTATGATTTTCTAAAGAAATGTTCAGAAGAAGGTGCGGAGGGTATAAAAAAGTGGAATGAGTGGCGCAAAGAGCATCCGAAAGAGGAAATTTGGCTGCAAAATGCCGACTTTACGAGAGCCTATCTGGAAAATACCAAACTTCGGGGAGTCAATCTGCAAGATGCCGACCTTTGGAGAGTTGACCTTCAAGGTGCCCGACTTTGGGATACAAAACTGCAAGATGCTAGTCTTAGGGGGGCAAGTCTGCAAGGTGCTGTGTTTGGTGGAGCTGAACTCCAGGGCGCGGATTTTTCACATGCGATTGTAGATGGTGAAACGTTGATTTGGGAATGCAAGGTTGACCGCTTAACAGATTTCCGTGGAGTGGGTTTGGATAGTGTGCGTATAGATGCTGCGACGAAGCAATTGTTGGAGTATAATATACGGCGGATGAATTGGGAGGAGTGGTATGGGGAACATTGGTTATTGAGATGGCCGGTGCAGGCATTTTGGGCGATGAGCGATTACGGGATGAGCACGCTGCGGGTTATGGGGGTGTTCCTTATATTGGCGCTGTTATTCGCGGCGGTATACCGTTTGTGGCCAAACTTTGTTATGGTTAATGGAGTTGTTGGTGATATTCGGGGGTTCTGGCATGTTTTATATTTTTCGGTAGTTACGATGACAACGCTGGGATTTGGCGATATAGCCGCTAATCCAGATAGCTGGTGGGGCCAGACTTTATTAATGGCGCAGGTGATTTTGGGATATGTTCTGCTGGGTACGCTGATAACACGTTTCGCAGTATTATTTACGGCGGGCGGGCCAGCGGGGAAATTTGCGAAGGGGGAGAAAAAGTAA
- a CDS encoding phosphatase PAP2 family protein — protein MCYKYTVALVSIIVFSTSCYADSVLEWNNIALEAIKQESLSPPVATRALAILHCAIFDSMNAIEGQYISYNSSPVVAPGASAKAASVSAAFNTLSNLLPNQASTFLNKYNSDIASLGPGQSVNDGIATGLTVASEMLDLRSNDGSNNNFIYNGGTDPGEWRPTPPNYEPSLLPLWGSVTPFAIQSGSQFRPAGPPDLSSPEYTAAYNEVKDYGAVNSSLRTPDQTEIAYFWADGVGTYTPPGHWNKIAQTAAAQLSWSEYDNARAFALLNISLADAAISAWDAKHEFLFWRPITAVREGENDTNPLTVGDTDWLPLLSTPPFPEYTSGHSTFSGAAAEVLAGLVGYDNFAFVTDSNGLPGVYRSFDSFSEAAIEAGESRIYGGIHFDFSDYTGRDFGAALSDYVLANYLLPVPEPATLLLVGLGMVMLRRFI, from the coding sequence ATGTGTTACAAATACACAGTGGCTTTGGTTTCAATTATTGTCTTCTCAACTTCCTGTTATGCCGATTCCGTTCTGGAATGGAACAATATTGCCCTTGAAGCAATCAAGCAGGAGAGTCTTTCGCCTCCGGTCGCCACGCGGGCATTGGCGATATTGCATTGCGCTATTTTCGATTCGATGAACGCCATAGAGGGACAATACATATCTTACAATTCCAGTCCCGTGGTCGCGCCAGGCGCCAGTGCTAAAGCCGCTTCCGTATCCGCAGCGTTCAACACCCTTTCTAATTTACTTCCGAATCAAGCATCCACATTCCTGAATAAATATAACAGTGATATAGCCTCACTTGGGCCGGGCCAGTCTGTCAATGATGGAATTGCGACTGGGCTAACGGTTGCCTCTGAAATGTTGGACTTGCGGAGCAACGACGGAAGCAACAATAATTTCATTTATAACGGAGGCACAGACCCGGGCGAATGGCGGCCAACCCCGCCAAACTACGAGCCAAGTCTGCTTCCGCTATGGGGTTCTGTTACACCGTTTGCGATTCAAAGCGGTTCCCAGTTCAGACCTGCAGGCCCGCCCGATCTTTCAAGCCCCGAATATACAGCAGCTTACAATGAAGTAAAAGATTATGGTGCCGTAAACAGCAGTCTCAGAACGCCGGATCAGACCGAAATAGCCTATTTCTGGGCAGATGGCGTAGGCACCTATACACCGCCGGGCCATTGGAACAAAATCGCACAGACAGCAGCCGCACAGTTGAGCTGGTCCGAATACGACAATGCTAGAGCTTTTGCACTGCTGAATATTTCTCTGGCTGACGCGGCAATATCTGCATGGGATGCCAAACATGAATTTTTGTTCTGGCGGCCTATTACCGCTGTCCGCGAAGGCGAAAATGACACAAATCCTCTTACTGTCGGCGACACAGACTGGCTCCCTCTCCTGTCAACACCACCATTCCCTGAATACACAAGCGGACACAGCACCTTCAGCGGAGCCGCCGCTGAAGTTCTGGCAGGCCTTGTTGGCTATGATAATTTCGCTTTTGTTACTGACAGTAATGGACTGCCGGGCGTCTATCGTTCATTTGACAGCTTTTCCGAAGCTGCGATTGAGGCGGGTGAAAGCAGGATTTACGGCGGTATTCATTTCGATTTTTCTGATTACACAGGAAGAGACTTCGGTGCGGCATTAAGCGATTACGTATTAGCTAATTATCTGTTACCTGTCCCCGAACCCGCAACGCTTTTGCTGGTTGGATTGGGTATGGTGATGTTACGGAGGTTCATTTAA
- a CDS encoding ROK family protein, whose protein sequence is MANLLIGIDVGGTNIKIGCFDTRLNLLKKISITTDADSGPQAVVEKMLAAVDKLVKECGFTSSDISAAGIGTPGPADYTAGILTNPTNMPAFKNVPIRQMLSDALHCPVVFDNDANVACFGEFAAGAGKGVTDMVFFTLGTGIGAGIVSEGKLLRGFDGNAAELGHTIIYPDGRLCNCGQKGCAEAYASASNTAKRATEALNAGENSSLKKVLDKSGQITCEDVYDHLKTGDKLAKKITDETAKALAILCINALHTADPQRIVFAGGMIAAGDILLNRIKDYFNEQVWKLKKETVEICFATLGEDAGIIGAAALAKNN, encoded by the coding sequence ATGGCAAACTTATTGATTGGTATTGACGTTGGCGGCACGAATATCAAAATCGGCTGCTTCGATACACGCCTGAATTTACTGAAAAAAATTTCAATCACTACAGATGCCGACTCTGGCCCCCAGGCGGTCGTCGAAAAAATGCTCGCCGCCGTCGATAAGCTCGTCAAAGAATGCGGCTTCACTTCCTCTGATATATCTGCCGCCGGCATCGGCACACCGGGACCTGCTGATTACACAGCGGGTATCTTAACTAACCCCACAAATATGCCTGCCTTCAAAAATGTCCCCATCAGGCAGATGCTCTCGGACGCATTGCATTGTCCCGTCGTCTTCGACAACGATGCCAACGTCGCCTGCTTCGGCGAATTCGCCGCAGGTGCCGGCAAAGGCGTCACCGATATGGTCTTCTTCACCCTTGGCACAGGCATCGGCGCCGGCATTGTCTCCGAAGGCAAACTCCTTCGCGGCTTCGATGGCAACGCCGCCGAGCTTGGCCATACCATAATCTACCCCGATGGCCGCCTATGCAACTGCGGCCAAAAAGGCTGCGCAGAAGCCTATGCCTCCGCCTCGAATACCGCCAAAAGAGCTACAGAAGCCCTAAATGCCGGAGAAAATTCAAGTTTGAAAAAAGTCCTCGACAAATCCGGCCAAATCACCTGCGAAGATGTTTACGACCACCTCAAGACCGGCGACAAACTCGCAAAAAAAATAACCGACGAAACAGCAAAAGCCCTTGCCATCCTCTGCATCAATGCCCTGCACACCGCAGACCCGCAGCGCATCGTCTTCGCAGGCGGAATGATTGCCGCTGGTGACATCTTGTTGAACAGAATCAAAGATTATTTCAACGAGCAGGTTTGGAAATTGAAAAAAGAAACCGTCGAGATTTGTTTCGCAACCCTCGGTGAAGACGCAGGCATCATCGGCGCAGCAGCCCTCGCAAAGAATAATTAG
- the larE gene encoding ATP-dependent sacrificial sulfur transferase LarE yields MNLKEKYNSLQRILKKLDKVIVAYSGGVDSTFLLKAAVETVGAERVQACIAEGPSLPRRQYLQAVETAKNIGVEVETIRPNEMADAAYAANKADRCFICKSHLYKLLEDIAKEQKFGKVICGCNFDDKNDFRPGNRAAEVFGVRSPLMEAELTKEDIRKLSREMGLATADIPASPCLASRIAYGLEITEERLMQVEKAEEVMRGLGLVEFRVRHHDRLARIEVKQGDFEKVLVNRARIVEKLQGLGFKYVTIDLQGFRSGSMNEILTEEEKAENR; encoded by the coding sequence ATGAATCTGAAAGAGAAGTACAATTCGCTTCAAAGAATCCTTAAGAAGCTGGATAAAGTGATTGTCGCATACTCCGGCGGAGTGGACAGCACGTTTCTTTTGAAAGCGGCGGTTGAGACGGTCGGTGCCGAGAGGGTGCAGGCTTGTATTGCTGAAGGGCCATCGCTGCCGAGGAGACAATATTTGCAGGCGGTTGAGACGGCGAAGAATATAGGTGTTGAGGTTGAGACTATCAGGCCAAATGAGATGGCGGATGCGGCATACGCAGCCAATAAGGCGGACAGATGTTTTATTTGTAAGTCACATCTTTATAAGCTGTTAGAGGATATTGCGAAGGAACAAAAATTCGGCAAAGTAATTTGCGGATGCAATTTCGATGACAAGAACGATTTTCGGCCTGGGAACAGGGCGGCGGAGGTTTTTGGGGTGCGCAGCCCGCTGATGGAGGCAGAGCTGACTAAGGAGGACATTCGTAAGTTGAGTAGAGAAATGGGGTTAGCGACGGCGGACATTCCGGCGTCGCCTTGCCTGGCTTCAAGGATTGCGTATGGGCTGGAAATTACGGAAGAGAGATTGATGCAAGTCGAGAAGGCAGAGGAAGTTATGAGAGGGCTTGGGCTGGTGGAATTTAGGGTGCGGCACCACGATAGACTCGCGAGAATAGAGGTCAAACAGGGGGATTTCGAGAAGGTTTTGGTGAACCGAGCGCGGATTGTAGAAAAGCTGCAAGGGCTTGGCTTTAAGTATGTTACGATTGATTTGCAGGGGTTCCGGTCGGGGTCGATGAACGAGATATTGACGGAAGAGGAGAAGGCGGAAAATAGATAA
- a CDS encoding tyrosine recombinase XerD yields MASVQLQSVGEKLLSLPLGKEAKGFLDYLTVEAGLANNSILAYGRDLADFLEYCKGSKISRLDQIKPALIQKYLQILTKDERKSESSIKRSLVAVRMFLRYGRLTGLVEDDFGAILEGPKLWQRLPVICSKKQVIDIISAVSPEEPFYLRDRAIVELLYATGVRASELAGLKTGDLNLDVGYLRCIGKGNRERVIPVGKAAIGATAEYLRELRPKLVKPFSGDFLLLSRTGRPMGRIEIWRLIKKYAIRAGMPRKLTVHTLRHCFATHLLAGGADLRSVQEMLGHVDIATTQIYTHVDQERLREMHKKFHPRP; encoded by the coding sequence ATGGCGTCAGTGCAGTTACAATCTGTTGGTGAGAAGTTACTGTCTTTACCTTTAGGCAAGGAGGCCAAGGGTTTTCTGGATTACCTGACGGTTGAGGCAGGGCTGGCGAACAACAGCATTCTGGCATACGGGCGCGACCTTGCGGATTTTCTGGAATACTGCAAGGGGAGTAAAATCAGCCGACTGGACCAGATAAAGCCTGCCCTTATCCAAAAGTATCTGCAAATCCTTACAAAAGACGAGCGGAAAAGTGAAAGCTCGATTAAGCGCAGTCTTGTTGCCGTGAGGATGTTTCTCCGGTACGGCAGACTGACGGGTCTTGTCGAAGATGATTTTGGCGCAATCCTCGAGGGGCCGAAGCTGTGGCAGAGGCTTCCGGTTATTTGCAGCAAGAAACAGGTTATCGACATCATTAGTGCGGTTAGTCCAGAGGAACCTTTTTATCTTCGTGACCGGGCGATAGTCGAATTGCTTTATGCCACCGGAGTGCGAGCCAGCGAATTGGCGGGCCTGAAAACGGGTGATTTGAACCTTGACGTCGGATACCTTCGCTGCATAGGCAAGGGCAACAGGGAACGTGTAATCCCGGTCGGCAAGGCTGCGATTGGGGCGACAGCTGAGTACCTGCGGGAGCTTCGTCCGAAGCTGGTCAAGCCATTCAGCGGTGATTTTTTGCTGCTTTCCCGAACAGGGCGGCCTATGGGGCGTATTGAAATCTGGAGATTGATAAAGAAATATGCAATCCGTGCAGGTATGCCAAGAAAATTAACCGTTCATACATTGAGGCATTGCTTCGCGACGCACCTGCTGGCCGGCGGGGCGGATTTGCGAAGCGTGCAGGAGATGCTCGGACATGTTGACATAGCCACTACCCAGATTTATACTCATGTTGACCAGGAAAGGCTGCGAGAGATGCACAAAAAGTTCCATCCGAGGCCTTAA
- the galE gene encoding UDP-glucose 4-epimerase GalE — protein sequence MRILVCGGAGYIGSNMVPSLAAEKHDPVVYDNLSKGHKAAVADCEFVKGDLGDYDLLVKTLKKYKIDAVFHFAGLIEVGESVQAPLKYYHNNVSCTQVLLSAMEAAGVEKFIFSSSAAVYGLPKQARISENAPTAPINPYGESKLAVEKICHYQNATGKLRYASLRYFNAAGAGNNCTLGEDHRPESHLIPLTIAAAMGKTDSIKIYGTDYPTPDGSCIRDYIHIEDLCRAHLLAMNKLDNQSELIYNLGNGNGCSVKEVIETVKKVSGKNFKVVESQRRPGDAPILTANAAKAINELLWKPKFTDLEKIIETAWLWHNKFPNGYPE from the coding sequence GTGAGAATACTCGTCTGCGGCGGAGCTGGTTACATCGGTAGTAATATGGTGCCGTCCCTCGCCGCCGAAAAACACGACCCCGTCGTTTACGACAACCTCAGCAAAGGCCACAAGGCAGCCGTCGCAGATTGCGAGTTCGTCAAAGGTGATTTGGGCGATTACGACCTCCTCGTCAAAACACTCAAAAAATACAAAATCGATGCCGTCTTCCACTTCGCCGGATTGATTGAAGTCGGAGAATCCGTGCAGGCCCCGCTTAAATACTATCACAACAATGTCTCCTGTACCCAGGTCTTATTGAGCGCGATGGAGGCCGCGGGCGTGGAAAAATTTATCTTCAGCAGTAGCGCTGCCGTTTATGGCCTGCCCAAACAGGCCCGTATCTCGGAAAACGCGCCGACAGCGCCCATCAATCCTTACGGAGAATCAAAACTGGCGGTCGAAAAAATATGTCACTACCAAAACGCCACCGGCAAACTCCGCTACGCCTCGCTTAGATATTTCAATGCCGCAGGAGCCGGAAACAACTGCACGCTCGGCGAAGACCACCGCCCCGAATCACACCTCATCCCCCTGACAATCGCCGCCGCTATGGGAAAAACAGATTCAATCAAAATCTACGGCACTGATTACCCGACGCCCGATGGCTCCTGCATCCGCGATTACATCCATATTGAAGACCTCTGCAGGGCACACCTGCTGGCGATGAACAAACTCGATAATCAATCGGAGCTTATTTACAACCTCGGTAACGGAAATGGCTGCTCAGTCAAAGAAGTAATCGAAACAGTTAAAAAAGTCAGCGGCAAAAATTTCAAAGTCGTCGAATCGCAGCGCCGTCCGGGCGACGCCCCGATATTGACCGCCAACGCCGCCAAGGCAATTAACGAGCTCCTCTGGAAACCAAAATTCACAGACCTCGAAAAAATAATCGAAACCGCCTGGCTCTGGCACAACAAATTCCCCAATGGCTATCCGGAATAA